The following are encoded in a window of Nakamurella sp. A5-74 genomic DNA:
- a CDS encoding LLM class F420-dependent oxidoreductase, which produces MSIRLGYQIPNFSYPGGDTAAIFPTVVAQAREAEAGGFDTVLLMDHFYQLPGIGAPEEPMMEAYTTLGALAASTKSIQLSTLVTGNTYRNPAMLAKTASTLDVISNGRAVLAIGAGWYELEHQQMGYEFGTFTDRFERLDESLQIIEPMLRGRHPELDGKWYSAHGTLNNPRVRDSLPIMLGGSGEKKTFGLAARFADHLNIICDASELPRKLDAVKQRCTEVDRDPATLETSFLAFGMIADTHEQADALVRDHLRSSGADPDTMDDDAFAAATDRIFYGTGEEVAEKLQHRVLDTGVDGIIINLVRTGHLPGAVEQAGEALAPLVR; this is translated from the coding sequence ATGAGCATCCGACTCGGCTACCAGATCCCGAACTTCAGCTACCCCGGCGGCGATACCGCCGCGATCTTCCCGACCGTTGTCGCACAAGCGCGCGAGGCCGAGGCGGGCGGCTTCGACACCGTGCTGCTGATGGACCACTTCTACCAACTCCCCGGGATCGGCGCGCCCGAGGAACCGATGATGGAGGCGTACACGACGCTCGGAGCGCTGGCCGCCTCCACGAAGAGCATCCAGCTGTCCACGTTGGTCACCGGCAACACCTACCGGAATCCGGCCATGCTGGCCAAGACCGCCAGCACGCTGGACGTGATCAGCAACGGACGCGCGGTGCTGGCCATCGGCGCCGGCTGGTACGAGCTGGAGCACCAGCAGATGGGCTACGAGTTCGGCACCTTCACCGACCGGTTCGAGCGCCTCGACGAGAGCCTGCAGATCATCGAGCCGATGCTGCGGGGCCGGCACCCGGAGCTAGACGGGAAGTGGTACTCCGCACACGGCACGCTGAACAACCCGCGGGTGCGGGACAGCCTGCCGATCATGCTGGGCGGTAGCGGCGAGAAGAAGACCTTCGGTCTGGCCGCACGGTTCGCCGACCATCTCAACATCATCTGCGACGCCTCCGAACTGCCCCGCAAGCTGGACGCCGTCAAGCAGCGCTGCACGGAGGTCGACCGGGATCCGGCCACCCTGGAGACCTCGTTCCTGGCGTTCGGGATGATCGCCGACACCCACGAGCAGGCGGACGCGCTGGTCAGGGACCACCTACGGTCCAGCGGCGCCGATCCGGACACCATGGACGACGACGCGTTCGCCGCGGCCACCGACCGGATCTTCTACGGAACGGGTGAAGAGGTCGCCGAGAAGCTCCAGCATCGGGTGCTGGACACCGGGGTCGACGGGATCATCATCAACCTGGTCCGTACCGGTCATCTGCCCGGTGCTGTCGAGCAGGCGGGCGAGGCGCTGGCGCCCCTGGTGCGCTGA
- a CDS encoding AAA family ATPase, translating to MIVWLNGPFGAGKTTVARLLLASDPALVLFDPEQIGYLLQPVLTQRIPVGDFQDWRAWRILTAAALVALHEELKADLLVPQTVLVQRYWTEIAEALAAAQVPVRAFTLDVREPEHRRRIDADLHEPGAAGWRRDRRADYDAARSWLGAVTELIDTTDRSAEQVAARSAPHSICGRST from the coding sequence ATGATCGTTTGGCTGAACGGGCCGTTCGGGGCCGGTAAGACGACGGTCGCCCGACTCCTACTGGCGTCCGATCCCGCCCTGGTCCTGTTCGACCCCGAGCAGATCGGGTATCTGCTACAACCTGTTCTGACGCAACGGATCCCGGTCGGCGATTTCCAGGACTGGCGCGCCTGGCGCATCCTGACCGCTGCCGCGCTGGTGGCGCTGCACGAGGAGCTGAAGGCCGATCTGTTGGTCCCGCAGACGGTGCTCGTGCAGCGGTACTGGACGGAGATCGCGGAGGCACTCGCTGCCGCTCAGGTGCCTGTGCGTGCCTTCACCCTGGACGTCCGGGAGCCGGAGCATCGACGCCGGATCGATGCGGATCTCCACGAACCAGGCGCAGCCGGCTGGCGCCGTGATCGCCGAGCCGACTACGACGCGGCCCGTAGCTGGCTGGGCGCCGTCACCGAGCTGATCGACACCACCGACCGGTCGGCCGAGCAGGTCGCCGCCCGATCAGCTCCTCACTCGATCTGCGGCAGATCGACCTGA
- a CDS encoding histidine kinase, which produces MVELEHAARLTRERAATARELHDVIAGHLSSIALQTSALTGADADRVPLNSGRPRSGRCRRSDARPTSGDPARRTGPTP; this is translated from the coding sequence CTGGTCGAGCTCGAGCACGCCGCGCGGCTGACCCGGGAGCGCGCCGCCACCGCCCGCGAACTGCACGACGTGATCGCCGGCCACCTGTCGTCGATCGCGCTGCAGACCTCAGCGCTCACCGGAGCGGATGCCGATCGAGTACCGCTTAACAGCGGTCGACCGCGCTCCGGACGCTGTCGACGGTCGGATGCTCGACCCACTTCCGGTGACCCTGCACGCAGAACTGGACCAACTCCTTGA
- a CDS encoding DUF222 domain-containing protein, whose amino-acid sequence MGWGHANGDVDAARAALESRPIQIDLCQLGTLTQRCRNLAKRDVDADWLRRLSTVTEPLPLLDSGTDAGLGDSLLAAAAAPRITRDVPVPDPVTSPAAAQGLAELVVQLDRVTAWAEAHRAAAMAALGRPGVAAPIGNLLDAVTNGGSDGPMGVDSADALLGSDFEASHWQDVSVSGDPAWDDAASNQAQRIAAAEVGARLAWTPATAQARMLESTDVVDALPLAHRLWAQGRLDRARVMALADRTRDLNPAARALVEEQLLADGGVLLRSKTVARVRVLVDRCAAALDPDAIRRRQERARHDRDVYLSSREDGMSRFCADVPTPVAVLARSVLDHVAQGLPSDRTIGQRRADVFADLFTSLAAHGHVDLRGTTEPSGPPQPAAAEPLPEVLPPDWESVDSGVTVIIDAATLTDIDLNKVPAIEGALLGSHPALPADLVQALALSAKRARIAIRGAPDQHSSCRYGCASTSTNLTVGADIHRPTAKLVEQVVLRDRVCRFPGCRHPARHSDLDHRRPFAEGGPTTAENLDALCRFHHRLKTFTRWRAIRETGNRMTWTTPLGATITDDPELTRLAPSPHAPDDDPPPF is encoded by the coding sequence ATGGGATGGGGACACGCAAACGGGGACGTCGACGCGGCGCGCGCCGCCCTCGAATCCAGGCCGATCCAGATCGATCTCTGCCAACTCGGCACCCTCACCCAACGCTGCCGGAACCTCGCCAAGCGTGACGTCGACGCCGACTGGCTCCGACGCCTGTCCACTGTCACAGAACCGCTCCCCCTGCTGGACTCCGGCACCGATGCAGGCCTCGGTGACTCCCTGCTCGCCGCGGCAGCCGCGCCCCGCATCACCCGGGACGTCCCCGTCCCCGACCCCGTGACGTCACCCGCCGCCGCCCAGGGCCTCGCGGAACTGGTGGTGCAACTGGACCGGGTCACTGCCTGGGCCGAGGCGCATCGAGCAGCCGCGATGGCAGCCCTCGGCCGACCCGGCGTCGCCGCGCCGATCGGGAACCTCCTCGACGCCGTCACCAACGGCGGATCCGATGGACCCATGGGTGTCGACAGCGCTGACGCGCTGCTCGGCAGCGACTTCGAAGCTTCCCACTGGCAGGACGTGTCCGTCAGCGGCGACCCGGCATGGGATGACGCCGCTTCGAATCAGGCACAAAGGATCGCGGCGGCCGAGGTCGGAGCCCGCCTCGCCTGGACCCCTGCCACCGCGCAAGCCCGGATGCTGGAATCCACCGATGTGGTCGACGCGTTGCCGCTGGCACATCGATTGTGGGCACAGGGCCGGCTCGACCGGGCCCGGGTGATGGCACTGGCCGACCGCACCCGCGACCTGAATCCTGCTGCCCGGGCACTCGTGGAAGAACAACTCCTCGCCGACGGCGGTGTGTTGCTGCGGTCGAAAACTGTTGCCCGGGTGCGGGTACTCGTCGACCGGTGCGCTGCAGCGCTGGACCCTGACGCGATCCGCCGCCGGCAGGAACGCGCCCGCCACGACCGCGACGTGTACCTCTCCTCACGCGAGGACGGGATGAGTCGCTTCTGCGCCGACGTCCCCACACCGGTAGCTGTCCTGGCCAGATCTGTCCTCGACCACGTCGCCCAGGGCTTGCCCTCCGATCGCACCATCGGTCAACGCCGCGCCGACGTGTTCGCCGACCTGTTCACCAGTCTGGCCGCCCACGGACACGTCGACCTCCGCGGAACTACCGAACCATCTGGGCCGCCTCAACCCGCTGCTGCAGAACCACTCCCCGAGGTCCTGCCACCCGACTGGGAGAGCGTCGATTCCGGGGTCACCGTCATCATTGACGCCGCCACCCTCACCGACATCGACCTGAACAAGGTGCCCGCCATCGAAGGCGCTCTCCTCGGGTCCCACCCCGCCCTCCCGGCCGATCTTGTCCAGGCACTGGCCCTGTCAGCGAAGCGCGCCCGCATCGCCATCCGCGGCGCCCCAGACCAACACAGCAGCTGCCGCTACGGCTGCGCATCCACTTCAACGAATCTGACCGTCGGCGCCGACATCCACCGCCCCACCGCGAAACTCGTCGAACAGGTCGTGCTCCGCGACCGAGTGTGTCGATTCCCCGGCTGCCGCCACCCCGCCCGCCACAGCGACCTCGACCACCGCAGGCCTTTCGCCGAAGGTGGACCCACCACCGCCGAGAACCTCGACGCCCTGTGCCGCTTCCACCACCGACTCAAGACCTTCACCCGCTGGCGCGCCATCCGCGAAACCGGCAACCGCATGACTTGGACCACCCCCCTCGGCGCCACCATCACCGACGACCCCGAACTCACACGACTCGCGCCATCCCCGCACGCACCGGATGACGACCCGCCACCGTTCTGA
- a CDS encoding MerR family transcriptional regulator has translation MSIGELSTVTHLSVKMLRRYHSGGLLVPAEINPWNGYRYYTADQIGPAQTIRRLRELDMPVREIADLIGDLDESRRQPLLTAHLERLEQRLEQTREAVRALRRLIDPGGDPLDVELRRVDELMVASITAELPRDALLDWYAGAMTDLDAVLAGAGVAPAGPPGALIDHGISGVETGSGPRWSNDEGVETPTPRRSSQEHGGRATQQTRPRMRPKSVAAELIRSRALPTAGPPGVEVVTERVEPQYIRTDRQKTPSRLLQRSIDPLVRSWNSFIHTVLATGLERL, from the coding sequence CTGAGCATCGGGGAGCTCTCGACCGTGACGCATCTGTCGGTGAAGATGCTGCGTCGCTATCACTCCGGTGGTCTGCTGGTGCCGGCCGAGATCAATCCTTGGAACGGCTACCGGTACTACACCGCGGACCAGATCGGTCCGGCCCAGACGATCCGTCGATTGCGCGAGTTGGACATGCCGGTCCGTGAGATCGCTGATCTGATCGGTGATCTCGACGAAAGCCGGCGGCAGCCGCTGCTGACCGCCCACCTCGAGCGACTCGAGCAGCGGCTGGAACAGACCCGCGAGGCGGTGCGCGCACTCCGTCGGCTGATCGATCCGGGCGGCGATCCGTTGGACGTCGAGCTCCGCCGGGTGGATGAGCTGATGGTTGCCTCGATCACCGCGGAACTGCCCCGGGACGCGCTGCTGGACTGGTACGCCGGCGCGATGACGGATCTCGATGCTGTGCTGGCCGGCGCCGGGGTGGCGCCCGCCGGACCACCGGGGGCGTTGATCGACCACGGGATCTCAGGAGTCGAGACCGGCAGTGGCCCTCGATGGTCGAACGACGAAGGAGTCGAGACCCCGACACCACGACGGTCGAGCCAAGAGCACGGTGGTCGAGCGACGCAGCAGACGAGACCCCGGATGCGTCCGAAATCTGTTGCAGCAGAGCTCATCCGATCGAGGGCCCTACCGACAGCTGGTCCACCGGGCGTCGAAGTGGTGACCGAACGCGTTGAGCCGCAGTACATTCGGACGGATCGACAGAAGACTCCCAGTCGGTTGCTCCAGCGGAGTATCGACCCACTGGTCCGATCGTGGAACAGCTTCATCCATACAGTTCTAGCTACCGGACTCGAACGCTTGTAG
- a CDS encoding TerD family protein — translation MSQLDKGANRPLTALRPDIVVIGAQRGTVDLLVLQLTDARKVRSDDDLVFWGATRSREGAVELTAGDRATIDLTAVPQDVSVLAVAVAMDDAAPGSLASVAGLAVTVGDTEPVSAAASGLSDERAAVLVELYRRDGGWKVRNVSAGWSGGLSALVTEHGVTLDDSAAAAPPPAAVPAAPPMPVAPPMPPPPAPGTAVNFPPPSAQLPPPTGPAIDAPPPVSFPPPSQPAPVTPAPGGGQQRVDLGKRNGAINLTKGQRVEIDSSELIVASITWPPATDYDVFALIRYRDGRTEAVSAFGTSDDPKFSLASADGSVRHLGDVGRSGPAGGRKKSSWFGGGKAAASGEPAPMAVERIEIRPHAQIAAIVPVAYSAQSNGTGSFRRYQVSMSLDNGRGTTVQVDATNADANDQIYSCVPGIILITDSGVVIDSLELYSAPGSERRPTIGPDLSVQMDTGATNLYK, via the coding sequence ATGAGCCAACTCGACAAGGGTGCCAACCGTCCACTCACCGCGTTGCGACCGGACATCGTGGTCATCGGCGCCCAACGCGGGACGGTCGACCTGCTGGTCCTGCAGCTGACCGACGCGCGCAAGGTCCGCAGCGACGACGATCTGGTGTTCTGGGGGGCGACCCGGTCCCGAGAGGGGGCCGTCGAGCTCACCGCCGGCGATCGCGCCACCATCGACCTGACCGCGGTCCCACAGGATGTGTCGGTGCTCGCGGTTGCGGTCGCCATGGACGACGCCGCTCCCGGTTCGCTGGCCTCGGTCGCCGGCCTCGCGGTGACGGTCGGTGACACCGAACCGGTCTCCGCCGCCGCCAGCGGCCTCAGCGACGAGCGGGCAGCGGTGCTGGTCGAGCTGTATCGCAGGGACGGCGGCTGGAAGGTCCGCAACGTCTCCGCCGGCTGGTCGGGTGGCCTGTCCGCCCTGGTCACCGAACACGGCGTCACCCTGGACGACAGCGCCGCCGCAGCACCCCCACCGGCAGCAGTCCCAGCAGCCCCGCCAATGCCCGTCGCTCCCCCGATGCCGCCGCCCCCCGCACCCGGCACCGCAGTGAACTTCCCGCCCCCCTCCGCGCAGCTGCCGCCGCCGACCGGACCGGCCATCGACGCACCGCCGCCGGTGTCGTTCCCACCCCCGTCGCAGCCGGCCCCCGTAACCCCTGCTCCCGGAGGTGGGCAGCAACGGGTCGACCTGGGCAAGCGGAACGGCGCGATCAACCTGACCAAGGGTCAGCGCGTCGAGATCGACTCGTCGGAGCTGATCGTCGCCTCGATCACCTGGCCACCGGCCACCGACTACGACGTCTTCGCCCTCATCCGCTACCGCGACGGCCGGACCGAGGCGGTCTCGGCGTTCGGCACCAGCGACGACCCGAAGTTCAGCCTGGCTTCCGCCGACGGATCGGTCCGGCACCTGGGTGACGTAGGTAGGTCCGGCCCGGCCGGCGGCCGCAAGAAGAGCTCATGGTTCGGCGGCGGGAAGGCCGCCGCTTCCGGCGAGCCGGCACCGATGGCGGTGGAGCGCATCGAGATCCGTCCGCATGCCCAGATCGCCGCGATCGTGCCGGTGGCCTACTCGGCGCAGTCCAACGGTACCGGCTCCTTCCGCCGCTATCAGGTGTCGATGTCTCTGGACAACGGCCGCGGGACGACGGTGCAGGTCGACGCCACCAACGCCGACGCGAACGACCAGATCTACAGCTGCGTGCCCGGGATCATCCTGATCACCGACAGCGGCGTGGTGATCGACTCGCTGGAGCTGTACTCGGCGCCCGGATCCGAGCGGCGTCCGACGATCGGCCCCGACCTCTCCGTCCAGATGGACACCGGAGCGACGAACCTCTACAAGTGA